In Pelosinus sp. UFO1, one genomic interval encodes:
- a CDS encoding sigma 54-interacting transcriptional regulator — translation MKITFIIPYKEIEEQIEGFLAEAKGEGVVFNTTHIVGTQETLLKEWDSDIIVARGITYLALKNNLKNVSVIEIAVTGYDIIQAINVCKKKYNSKKIAIIASESIIYDVGSLKEIVNIDFEVFKIKNEEDIRCALNTARSHGADTVVGGLTGCSLAKNMGWQCVKIKTGEEAIRRAIKEALNAAHAARLERSKAELLKVILENTQEAIVAVDQEGIITAFNKTAYKTLNIPQNRSVIGNSINEILPDGDLFKVTETYEEESGVLRNINGGMVLTKWVPIRVETRMVGVVYTFQNVDKIQETESKIRKELSRKGLVAKYSFGNIIGTSSVLKKTIQTSYKYSQINSNILIIGETGTGKELFAQSIHNASNRKTQAFVAVNCAAIPENLLESELFGYVEGAFSGAGKGGKIGLFEIAHKGTLFLDEIGEIPLNLQAKLLRVLQEREIRKIGDNNIVPIDVRIIAATNIDLKKKVKSGHFRQDLLYRLDILNLRIPSLRERREDIESIAQYYIKEYCKQYNKVISALTSDVVEVLSSYNWPGNIREMRNICERLVVLTDNKFITREETMEILYCSEQPLEEKVVQDEIVAKVMKHPGEENLEALMNLLSVAKVNKADIANLLGVSRTTLWRKLKEKS, via the coding sequence ATGAAAATTACGTTTATAATTCCTTATAAAGAAATTGAAGAACAGATTGAAGGTTTTTTAGCAGAAGCGAAGGGAGAGGGAGTGGTTTTTAATACTACTCATATTGTTGGTACGCAAGAAACCCTTCTTAAAGAGTGGGATTCAGATATTATTGTTGCCCGAGGTATAACCTATCTTGCTCTAAAAAATAATTTAAAGAATGTTTCCGTCATCGAAATAGCGGTAACAGGTTATGATATCATTCAGGCAATAAATGTGTGTAAGAAGAAATATAACTCTAAAAAAATTGCAATTATCGCTTCTGAATCAATTATCTATGATGTCGGAAGTTTAAAGGAAATTGTCAATATTGATTTTGAAGTTTTTAAAATAAAAAATGAAGAAGATATTCGATGCGCTTTGAATACTGCAAGATCTCATGGTGCAGATACAGTAGTTGGAGGATTGACAGGGTGTAGTCTTGCTAAAAATATGGGTTGGCAATGCGTGAAGATCAAGACGGGAGAAGAGGCAATTAGAAGGGCAATTAAAGAAGCACTGAATGCAGCCCATGCTGCGCGGTTGGAAAGATCAAAAGCGGAACTTCTTAAAGTTATCTTGGAAAATACGCAAGAGGCCATTGTTGCAGTTGATCAAGAGGGTATTATTACGGCGTTTAACAAAACTGCTTATAAAACACTTAATATTCCTCAGAATCGGTCGGTGATAGGGAATTCAATTAACGAGATACTGCCTGATGGAGATTTATTCAAGGTAACAGAAACATATGAGGAAGAATCGGGAGTTCTTAGAAATATTAACGGAGGGATGGTTCTTACTAAGTGGGTTCCTATCCGAGTAGAGACCAGGATGGTTGGCGTAGTGTATACATTTCAAAATGTTGACAAAATACAAGAGACAGAAAGTAAGATCAGAAAGGAATTGAGTCGGAAGGGGTTAGTGGCAAAATATAGTTTCGGTAATATTATAGGTACCAGTAGTGTTTTAAAGAAAACCATACAAACGTCCTATAAATACAGTCAGATAAATTCAAATATATTAATTATTGGAGAAACAGGTACAGGGAAAGAGTTATTTGCGCAAAGTATTCATAATGCCAGTAACAGAAAAACCCAGGCCTTTGTGGCAGTAAATTGTGCCGCTATTCCAGAGAATCTTTTAGAAAGTGAGCTATTTGGTTACGTGGAAGGAGCCTTTTCTGGTGCAGGAAAAGGTGGGAAAATTGGATTATTTGAAATTGCTCATAAAGGAACTCTTTTTTTAGATGAAATCGGTGAAATCCCTCTGAACTTGCAGGCAAAATTGCTTAGGGTTCTTCAAGAGAGGGAGATTCGAAAAATTGGCGACAATAATATCGTGCCTATTGATGTTCGGATTATTGCAGCTACAAATATTGATTTAAAGAAAAAAGTTAAGAGTGGTCATTTTAGGCAAGACCTGCTTTATCGACTTGATATATTGAACTTAAGAATACCTTCTTTGCGTGAAAGAAGAGAAGACATTGAAAGTATCGCCCAATACTATATCAAGGAATACTGTAAACAGTATAATAAAGTGATATCGGCGCTTACGTCAGACGTTGTGGAGGTACTGAGTAGCTATAACTGGCCAGGGAATATTAGAGAGATGAGGAACATCTGTGAGAGACTGGTCGTGTTAACTGATAATAAATTTATTACACGGGAAGAGACAATGGAAATATTGTATTGCTCTGAACAGCCTCTGGAAGAAAAAGTAGTTCAAGATGAAATTGTGGCCAAAGTGATGAAACACCCTGGAGAAGAGAATTTAGAAGCATTGATGAATTTGCTGAGTGTTGCAAAAGTCAATAAAGCAGATATCGCAAATCTTCTAGGGGTTAGTCGAACTACTTTATGGAGAAAATTAAAAGAGAAGTCCTAA